Part of the Lotus japonicus ecotype B-129 chromosome 6, LjGifu_v1.2 genome, gttcgcaacttccatgcacaacatctactcacgaaggtaagggtaactcagctTTAGCGCgtcttgagtcttgcatgcttttatcgcactgcatgcgtttgagatgaaggtgtttaaattgattggcatttgattatgactgttgtgttgaactgggaaaatgttttctggaggcttcgactgtaaggcccaagtttttcagcttatgctaagtgaatgaactttcttattcacgattagggttgatgtaatgtgaagggaaacctgaacaaaagttcattaaatgaaatatatttatgaaggagaaagttcaggaaaagttcaaggattgcattatgctcgataaaagttatagcacgatcgttatacgcttaacctaggtcagaaaccctagtatatagctagttttcacttttaggcacgatggaagttaattccaaaaatcttcagagaaatgttagaacttctctttttccatatatcacaatcgtttcgaggcgaaactatagaatctacgaacgtccgattccaatcatcggaagtttgccgaaatcgaatccctggtatttcaaaaccctagaatcacccgactatgagggctatttctattcagagcttcaaatgaagattctacacgcgtacacccatttctcttgatgatttcaatctttcttcagaaggaagttttctattctgacatccgatgcaaaaagcaacttatcgggtaaaatagttttataccaattatgcattagtcgccaaaaatacaaggagacctctttatagttttggaattcttttgccaaaacatatctattaattcatggagagtgaagccggaaaaatcagattcgcgaaactttcattttaccgcgttttgccaacctctatatatagcaagaaaggtgagaaaaattacaaaaactcctccattttctctccaaggccgcgagctccatagaaggaagaggaagaagagcttttcttcaatccttgcttgatcgttgattaatcagttgctgcttcaaggtttcgaggtatagtcgctaatccttacctctgatcgctttttccatagcttttctgtagacttttctgagctgatagtttatgggtttttgcaaaactatcctgaatatttcatttctgattctaaacctcttccttatgtgcccaagatcacttctgccggattagattttccgttatgtcgccggaattccgccggaatcaattttagcctaaaatacccatttttggagtttttgaagtaaagcttcaacctttaggctgaaaactatcgccttagcttagtgctagtaggattagttgttataaacgtcgttggtgacgtccctgtcaaatttggtttttgggatttcagttttgaaatttctaagttaaaaatcatgaccaaaatacccctgcgacagtttttgatccgataatttttccgagttcagaatacccttagttacggctaatgatagcataggaaccaagtttgatcgaagaaaaatcgagttccctaattacctaaagtggccgaacctattaagggggaggaggaaaatttccttttccgaaaacttgtcctttcgcgctagattatcgtacctcggagtatgtactacttcgggtaaccttagtgagcattgatagcttagtttccgatagattttgatagaattctgtggttttactttaaaggtgcttttgaggaatttccagaggagcaagcctttgattgtgaacaagtgttaggagatcgtcctggagaatcttcaggtgagggcttctcactgaatctctagttaatgcttagggtcgacgttttcgacattgtttactgtttatgcactggattgtgtgtgattggaaaatgttttctgaggcttcggctgacaatgtagatgattcatctactgaatgtttttgagattgacttacatgctatgtgctatgtgggtaatctaggatgtgtggtgcatgctttatatgctaagtgctaagtgtttatgatgagatttattgatatacgacatgttgttgattgtgatgatttaaatatgctttgcactggaatctgagattctgaatggtgagaatagcgggcaggtcatgtcgattttattttgagagttttgagaaagttgataggacgaacgaggttcgggccttatttttgtttagtggatcgagacattctctggaagcgacttgggattgggagatcctgaaaatgtataagacttgcgataagacaaaatggaatctattttataaagaaaactcataagaccttaaataacctctaaatctttaagtaatgataacaacctcgaaggaaggcattggaagtcaaatcttaattttggaaaaacgagaagtgtcgtcggatccaagtgttgagtatgtcgttgttgtgctgttggagcagcgtttgttgttgtgctgttggagcagcgtttgtggttgtgctgttggagcagctatgttgtggggctatcctggggataagtccggggaactgatagttcccgagtatgtgatactcttgtgctgttggagcagctatgtgttgttgtgaagtgtgtcttttggtcgcagaatcgaccgttaccttagggtaagcttttagagactttaatttacctagaacacgtggcgacgtgtcgagtgagattcggagacgttgtttgactaatcatcctgcatacatgcaacattaatgaggtattaacacaggacgtactctagacctcgtcggtttccaaaatggtcataagacccggaatgccgtgaaagagcgtttgtagacgtctcttgtagcagaccgaaatggcagacctacgggtttactgctgatctgactaccgctgatgttggagtaagaggcacgcgggccgaaatggtcccaccgtggctggtgttagggctgatccgtttgatgtccatccctttccggattgcatgttggttgactgggttaacctgcatatcatttcatgcaacatgcatactgacttagttgtggagtgtgattgctatttgataatcttacttggaacatgttaagtgttattactgtcgttatgattttgtggaatatgcaaccctaggatgttatttctagttataagcctaagtggcaacttattatctgtacctattgggtttattatttatataattctttggagttgaccctcgcgtcttctgtgtgtgctttggcgaacaaacgccctttgtcagatgtctttggcgggctggttcacgacggttcacccttcgggggggactagggttgaaatgctggaacaagagcgcatcgcggtagcgagaggaggacggatggtgtacatagactaggtcgctctggatttcgaattcggacgacgatcatggtagcatgtaggttttagtgctggtgtgagctcctcgagatgggattagtgtaggagtagagtcttagctctgaacatcatttgtttttctttgggaacagggtagtttcccacctatagctttttgtgtggtttccttacgggaatcacagagagttagttggacttaggaggtcttgcttcaggccgatgggccagctgattctcagttttgagggatggtgttgcggacacttcacctttactttcagtctgtacatattgccttcgggcgctacacctttctttccgtcactggaggttactcgtgacgaggttgttacctACAGCGGAGGATGTTATATATATtgcatattagttttattgcttttcgcttttgggttttatttacttcagtcttgtcttagttattaaaaaaatataaaaaatattcacgtttttccgcattaagtttattttggttactaaagtgacgccaccgaaatcggggtgttaaaTCGACCAAGTTGAatttattgagacgtgtgtctccgttttctgagaggcttcgaccgtttactagtttctgtcattactgttttctagtggatatgacagggttatgttttaaaGCACTGAATTATTCAATCATcactcaatagagcttgatgtgtttgtgcTGATATGGAACTGAATTGACGTATTCTTGTTGATATTAAGAGTAACATAGGGTTACTCTAccttgattattggatttgaaattgttgatatttgtgcatatgcgttgttggattgtactgtgtggcctttgtggcgttattaagtggcagatcaGTGATTTTCGTTCCATGTGactgtcccatcttgcgagacgcttttgatttgaccgattgtgtggccttcgtggcgtactgtgtggccttcgtggtgttattaagtggcagatcagtggttttcgttccacgtgactgtcccgtcttgtgtgacgtataagtggcagtcaggtgattgtgttcacctggttgtcccgccttgtgtggcgcaataagtggcgatgaggaggtgtggtcctatcattgtcccgtcttacgAGACGTCATTGATTAACCCATAGTGTTGGTTTTACTGTTATCTGATTTGATGGTATATTGtcaaggttgttgatatctgatttgatgttatatcattgaggttattgttatttgatttgatgttatattgttgagattattgtcatatgatttgattatatactgtggaggttgtggatatctgagctgttatatgctgttaagttgatatctgaattgatgttatatcgttgaggttattgttatctgatttaaatctGTTATTATGTTGTTGACATCTGATCAAATCTATGtagttgatatctgatttgattttatgttgttggatatatgttgtcATCTATATGAAGTTATgaaattaagttgctagcttatgtgccatgttatgcacttaaactttaatagcatgtttttctcttttatacgtggtaattgcatggagttaaccctttctgtttgctacttgttgtttgggcgcttaacgctattaggcgatggaggacTGTCGATGAAACTTGACCCTTGTACGATTCAGAGATAAGGACTTGAAGAATTGTGGAAGACTTGAAGAGTTgagtcgggtttaaggctagagccttgggttagaaagcttaccattattggtttaagcttgcctaataatttttaggaaTTTGCATTTGAGATTCAGGTAGGTTTCGATGCATTGCTTTCTTGCGGTTCCCCGGTGTGGAGATCATAGGGAGTAGGTCGGATTATGGTGTCGTGGCATAACAGATTCCTTGTTGGATCTGATTTCATTCGTTAGATTTGTAGTTGTGTTCTTTCGTTCATACATTCGGGAacttgccttgttcaaggcttgatgtagaTTTTATTTACTGTTGGGTGTAGGCATTACATGTTTTGAAaacatttcaaaagaaaaaaatcactcgctttataaatccttttggaaaacattgcatatttattttatcaggttgttaccgtaacccctaaaaatcggggcgttacaacatTGGCTTTCCTTTATAACCAGCTGAAGGACGCCACCAAGGTCTGCGCCACTAGCCTTGGAGGATACTTAAATCTGTTTCAGGTATGATTCTATAActcttattttagttaaattgtaATTAACGTAATTTAATGTAtaaggtatcacattttgatGTATGAGTATTTGATTGCAGGCATGGATATTTGAGCACTTCCCTGCTTCATTGTTTGATAGAAACCTGAACAGTAATACAGTGAGAAAGACCCGCGAGCTTGCAAATGGGTCACCAAGAGGGGGACTGTGGACCTGCATGCGAAGAGGCTAATCCTAGATGACCTTAGGGAAAGCAGTGTTATATGGACTCCATATGACGAGCATAGAGTGGATTGGCCCTTTCGGCAGGAGTGTCTTTACAGTGGGTGGATTCGGCATTCAGGCATCATCCGCCCATATCTGCCAGAGCATGTGTTGAGGCAGTTCCATATGCTCCAGGATCAACCCAATTTACCACCGGCAAACATTCCCCCTGTTGAGGATATTGATGAGAGGTTTGAGAACATGACTCATTGCGTGGCTGCTCAACATACTGACACTCCAACGACAATGCCTTGCTACTTTGAGTGGTACAAGTCAATCTCACACCGCTTTGTAGTCCCTCCTGAAACAAGAGGTCATGTGGCAGTAACTCTTGTGGTAAGGATCAATAATTTAATGACTagtttgattttgtttatgttaCATTTTATGAttctgtttcattgatgcttgTAGGATGTTCTCGAACATTTACGGGAGTTGAGTGATATCACAATTGACCCCAGTGAGACGCCACAACGGATCCTCGAGGCAAACCAGCGTATGTGGGATATCATACTGCAGCACTTGGTGTATggaggtgatgatgatgacagtgGCAGTGGCAATGGAGTTGCAcctcatggtggtggtggccccTGACAGAAAGAAGAAATGAAAAACATCTACCTCAAAGACTAGTTAGGCTAGTGTTTTAGGATTAATTTATGGATGACTGTATTGAAGACAAATTACTTTTCACCTAGGATTAATTTATGTTGACATGTTATGTTATGTTGTGATGTGATTAATTTAGTCTCCAATTGTTGTGTTTTGTACCATTTACTTGCTATGTTTCTTATCATGTTTCTGTTTTTGTACCATTTACTGTTTTAATGTTTATGTTTTTCCTGAAACGTTTCTATTGCAGAGTTCCTTTATTCACGCCCTCTCAGGGTGTGCGAACATCGCACACTCAGGGTGCGACTGAGTCGTACCCTCAAGATGCGTCTTAGACGCTCCATGAGAGTGCGACGTGTAACAAAATCTATGTTCAAACAGTTAACTTTAAGGCCAGGGTCCCTGTACATTACACAAGTTCTGAATTAATCGCACTCTCATGATGCGTCTTAGACGCTTCTCCATGGTGCGTCTCAGACGCATCATGAGAGTGCGATTTGTAACCCCAAACCAGAAACAGATCTGAAacagaaacatgatgaaacaGACATGAACAGAAACATATCCAAGAAAATGactttattcataattttttgatgATACATTACAAAATTTTCGAAcatacaagtacaatgaccccTAGACCCTAAGTCCTAACCCTAGTACTTGACATatacaagtacaatgaccccCCATATGGGATAAATCAGGAGgcagtcttcttcttcttcaggtcCTCTTTCTTGGCTTTTGAGGTCCTCTTCCTTGTCTTCTCCTCCTAGGCATTCCGGATAGATCCGGTGCAGCCACCTGAGCCTGGGTGAGCCTTGATGTTTCCATCACAATCTCACACCGCCGGAGGGCATTTTCTACTGGATCATGGACCTATTCTATTTAGCAACTTTGAGTACTTTGAACAAGCAAGGATGAGCAAGGATGGTCACCCCTACATTAGCAACTTTGGCACTCTGAATTTGATATTTCACTTTCAAAGTAGTCAAAGTTGCTAATGTTGGGAATAACATCCACATGACCCCAACCACTCAAAGCCCCCTAAAAACAAGACATAAGAAAAGCATAGAAGAGGAgggaaggaagaagagagatTTTGTGTGAAAATGAAGGATTGGGAAGCCCTTTTTATAGAGCTGCGGTGCCCTAGGTTGTAACGACGCACTTAATGACTCATTTAATGAGTTTTACCGGTTGTTGACTCATGGTCAATGGCCGGTGCGTTTTTAACGCACTCTCAAGGTGCGTCAACAACGCACGTTAGTGTCGCACTCGGAAAATGAGGTTCAAACTGCGACCATCACGCAATTTAAAGGTGCGTTCGAAATGGGTAATTTCGGGTTTCAGAAATTTCCTTCGGTCTGAATAGCTGTGGGGGGTCTTAATAACAATTCTCATTGCCTATATGGCCTTCCCTAATACACAAGCGTGCTATTTTAACTATTGCATTCTAGAATGTGGTAACACTTTGCATGCCAGCCCTAACgaaattagaaagaaaaaaaatgcatcAAGAGGAAAACAGGGGAGAAGAGGAAACCTGTTGTGGGTGTAGATGTTCAAGCTTTAATGGTGAGGGAGAAGGGGATATGGTGAGGTGGTAGGGAGGGAGGGAGAACAAGAAGGAGATATGGTGAGGGACACTTTTTAAAAAGGGGATGTGATGTTAGATTTGGGGTGATAACAATAATTTTACCCTAAATATCGTGAAGTCGTATAGATAAAATACAACTTCGGATTCACATTCAAAAAAAACTTCGgattcaaattttttattccaCCCACATATTTCTTATAATTTTATCCATTTGACCCATCATAACTGGTTACCACACCCTATGACAAGTAAAATACTACATTTTTATAAGAGATATCGCaccaaaattcaaattttgatttGTCCAAGTGCTAAATCCAAGTATTCATATTATAAAGACATCGTCCATCAGTATGGAACAAATCTTCTTTTCTATTTTGACGACTCATTCATTTTAACCTTCTCATTTCTTTTACTCCAACTTTTTTCTTATGTTGTCTCATTAAAATCCAACACTCTCTGCCATTGAGTATAGCATATCTTATAACGGTTCAGTAAAACACACACATGACCGTATCATGAGTCATCATTCATCAGATAATTTACATTTTGACCAATTGCTAAGTTTAAGTGCAACAGGGCCTTCACGGATATAATCCATGAGTTGGcctataaaaattaattttacaagTATGAAATTTAAGAGCCAGGCTTAATATATAATCTATACATATCAATGCAATACATATTAACGATATGGGAAAATAAAATCACCAACGACTATTATACAGACACCAATTTGAATGGTAGAAGTTGAAGGAAATATAGCAACTGCCCCACAGAATTTAGCAAAACCAAAGACGTCTGAAAAATCATAACTTGTTCTCTCAACATTTGATCCTTTAATTGGAGGACTCTGTACATAAGCAAGGCAGCATATGATGAATAACACCACATATATGCAAGAAAACTCAGTTGTTGTCTTCTGATTGAGTACCATCTCCGTTTCCATGGCGgctagaagatgaagaagagtttaatgagGAGAACAATCCACTGAAAGGCCATGGAAATGAGAATCTTCTACTCCCACTTCCATTTCTCCCTACAACATCATCATCTACTTCTTCAGCATTGTCTTCATGTCCAACATTTTCACCCTCCCTTTGACTACCGCTATTCCTTGACACATCAGAGTCTTGCTTAGATTCATCTGCTGGCAATTGAAACCTGCAAACTGGACATGAACTATGAAGCTCCAACCAGGGAAGGATACATCCACTATGAAACCTATGTTTACAAGGCATCTCTTTAGCTTCAGAACCCACTTCAAAATCATCCAAACACACCGAACACTGCAAATTATCATTGATGGTCACAGTAGGAAGAGCTTCAACAGCCTCCTTCTGTGCCGGTGGAGTTCCTTGCCTGTTGGGATCATTCTCAGCCAAATGCTGCAACAGCAAATCCAAACCAGGCCCTATGAAATAGTCCCCTAGAGACCCAATGGGGCCATGATTATCACCCTGATCCCGGTTTGAATCATAGGAGCCTTGAACAATAATAGTCTGATTAAAGGGATTGATCAAGATCACACGCTCTCTTTCCCTTTCTCTCGCATGACCATGGTCATCACTGTCAGCATTCTCGTTTGATTCAGATGCCAGTCCAGCTCTTATGCCTTGGAGCAGTTGTTGAATGGTAGCTGAgcttctccttctcctcctaaGTATGGACTCAAGCTCTCTATCAtattcagcttctccaccatggCGTGCTACACCAACAACATCATCACGATTACCATAAtcattgtcatcatcatcatcaagttCTAACCGTCTCAGGCTCAGTCTTCTACGATGACGCGGGTTTCCCATCATGCCTAGCAAGATCGGTGCCCAGAGGGAGAGAGCCCGATCGGATCCAAAATCAGGTTCTGGGGTGTTGTGAAGGTCGCTACCACTACCGGCGGGGTTGTTACCCATTTCTTCAACAAATCCACTTTGGCAAAATGGGCACTTCATCTCCACTCCCATGATGGGATTGACCCTTTGAGAGCACATATGACACCAATATCTTGCCACCGTCACTTCCTCCATAATGTTCCGTTTATCAACGCGTCCTCCAATAAAATCACGATGCTTTATTCCTTGCTTACTGATACAATAAAAGTGAAATCAGCACAATTTCGAATCGAATCAAAAGCCTGAATACAGAAAATTCAAAACTCGCCACCACGAATTCATCATATCAACTATCGCCATTCAGAGGGAAACAAAAGCATTCATTCTTATGAAATAATTTCATTACTCTAGCAATCAAAAACCCATAATTTCATTAATAGAACAAAACCCATGAaccaaaaagcaaaaaaaattatttattttttctttattcaccAACAAAATAAGCAGAATCCagacaaaacaaaatcaaaaaccTAAGCAAATCTAAAATCGTCACAAATTAAatcatcaacaaaaataaaagggAAACATCACCTTAACAAAAGAAGAACAAAACTAGCAGCAGCACTGCAGCAGCTACAATAATTTGATGGGTGATGGGTTTATGAAAAGCAAGAAAATAACACGGATCGgttcaaaacaaaacaaaataaataaatacctAAAATTCAGGTGATTAAAAGAAGAATCTAGAAGAGTTGATTAGACATTGACTATGGAAAATTATAGATAGTTGACATTGAATGAAGGATCGCAGAAGGTGCAAAATGCAACGTGATCATGTTCGGCACGCAATAtaaacaattaattaattaaagataaaATGGTATTTAATtcatgagaaagaaagaaagaaagaaagaaagaacggTGGCATGTGAAATTTTGAGATTGAGAGCAGAAACGTACCAAAATTGATGCTGTGGGTTTTGGTTGCAGGCAGCGGAAGATGCaagcaagaaaagaagaagaaggatttTGGCAGGCCGAGTTGAAGAACAAGAAAATCCTCCTCTCGTGTCGTGCCACAAAAGGATCGTCCAATACCAACCGCGTCTTACCTCATTGcgctgtttcttcttcttcaaatgtTTTGATTTCTTAAAATATAAAACCACTTTTCCATCTCATTGTTtttagagtaaagtacactcacccccttgaggtttgttagaattacactccacctcattcttatctaaaatctacatcccaccccattttatatagaggaaagtttagtgacgaaaaatattcttcattaataattagttattatttaaattgttaatcaataatttcaaaaacaaaaaatcaatataatccaataaatttaaaaatgaaaacatcacaatcctcctcattctctcaatcacgtttttcctccgtaaattcacaatgcaaattatgcaataacacacctgcccgatttacaaaccatatctcgagcatagtgaaacatgcttgtgttttcatatttggtaataattcaattttaatcaaaataatctctttatacctccaattttcaaaattgggttgtaggctaaaaaagcaacacaaatgggtgaagaaaatagagaaacaaaattatgaaaatatgaagtggatctgaggttattagagcccaacgaggcggtgaagcatcgtttttaacaaaatccaacaatatcttagaccaacagagcgttcgctcacaacttaaaggggtgaaattcacaagaagtagttgaacaagtggctttagggatgtgcgattcacgttctggggttcacgTCGCAataaaactttgaggcatggtggtgccatggggtttcacattgtgggacagtgaagccgtgttaaagggagtaaaggcttggtggtggccgtttgtggtgagaaatatgatttgaagATAGAttggacgtggacttaacagacagagtggatggtttttttaaatttaattcagtaaaattattttcataaattaatgtatgagagtgtatatgcattaaatttatttaaatttttactaattagtaattagtttttagtagtgacgaatttgttttcgtcactaaattttgcctttataaaaaatggggtggagtgtagatttttaaaaagaatggggtggagtgtcattcttgcaaatcttgaggggggtgagtgtattttactcttgtTTTTAAATACTCAAATTCACACCtcaactatattttttttttttggtacagcaataaaagaaacaaaaagaaacgGGGGAACCCGAGCTAAGGTCTCACAGAAGAGACTCCCATAGAATCAgttactactccctccggtcctatttataagcatgaaagagaagaaaaatcttggtcttttttataagaaccaaatgaaagtttgagctatattaattatttttttccaatgatgcccttattaattctaacttgtagaatgtgtctcattaattattctctctctttcccactttccaacacgaataacaaagggtaattttggaagtttattttgattcaagacaaatttaatgcattttatctagttttactacatttcttaaactatgtgaattttttttttgttgcttataaataggaccggagggagtaataagaAACTCATCCCATCTAGGGGGTGCTCAATAGTGACTAAGCTACTATCCTGCAAAGCTCCATACTTTGCTAAAAAGTCCGCACAGGCATTCCCCTCTCGGAGAGTATGAAACACTTCAATGCTCCAATTTCGGGCCATCAAATCCTTAATATCCCAAATAAGAGATGCATAAATATGTCTGGAAGGAGGGATAGAGTTCACAAGATTAACTGCATCAAGAGAATCCGACTGACACTCCACGTTCCGGGCACCACGGTCCCAAGCTAGACTAAGACCATGAAATATAGCTAACAATTCAAGATGCAGAATATTAGGATCATTCCTGAAGCCAAAAAAGCCCGCGTACCACTGACCAAACCCACTCCTGAAACAACCACCAAACCCACCTCGACTAGGATTATCGCGAACACTCCCATCCACATTAATCACCATCATGTCACGGTTCCGAGGACACCAGCAGACCAGCTTAGGCGGAGACAGGATGTCTCTATGAGAGAGACCAAAACCAAGCTTAATGTCATTTGCCATGCTTGTTATATTAGCCACTACAAAGAAAGGATTCAGAGCCATGTTTTCCAGACAAAAATTGCAGCGAGCTCGCCAAATCCACCACACTGTAGCCATAGCTAGCGGATCGGAGCCACCAAGAACCTCACGCAACCACACAAGGGGATCCTGAAATTGAAACAAGGAACTGGAAAAATGGTGGCCCATGCGAAACCACATGTCCTTAGCCATTCTGCAATCCCGAAGGCAGTGAAGCACCGACTCGTCCTCTTCATTACAGATGGCACAAATTGCTGAAGACGCCATGCCCCTTTTAAATCTGCACTCGTTAGTTGGGAGAGAACCATGGGCCGCGAGCCAGACAAGGAGAATGCACTTCAACGGGACCTTAAGGCGCCAAATCCAACGCCAGCTGCTACCTGGTTCCAAATTACCCGTTACAGTGGGCAATCTCTGAGAAATAATCCAATCATAACCTGTCTTGGTCGTATATTCACCATTCACGTGCCCTTTCCATCGCATACCATCTACAACATGAGGGTTTATCCGAGGTTGGAATTCTCTGATACGCTGAGTCACATGGTCAAGCAGCAAGGTCCATAGCCGCTCGAACCTCCAAACATCCCCATCCCCCACATCACGAATGCGAGTTTCCATGTCATAATAGTGCACAAAGTCAAGAAGTTGGCCAAGAGGCTGAGGACAACACCAAGCAGAGTTCCAGAAAGAAGTTAAACCA contains:
- the LOC130723605 gene encoding E3 ubiquitin-protein ligase SIRP1-like, which produces MEEVTVARYWCHMCSQRVNPIMGVEMKCPFCQSGFVEEMGNNPAGSGSDLHNTPEPDFGSDRALSLWAPILLGMMGNPRHRRRLSLRRLELDDDDDNDYGNRDDVVGVARHGGEAEYDRELESILRRRRRSSATIQQLLQGIRAGLASESNENADSDDHGHARERERERVILINPFNQTIIVQGSYDSNRDQGDNHGPIGSLGDYFIGPGLDLLLQHLAENDPNRQGTPPAQKEAVEALPTVTINDNLQCSVCLDDFEVGSEAKEMPCKHRFHSGCILPWLELHSSCPVCRFQLPADESKQDSDVSRNSGSQREGENVGHEDNAEEVDDDVVGRNGSGSRRFSFPWPFSGLFSSLNSSSSSSRHGNGDGTQSEDNN